Proteins encoded together in one Entomobacter blattae window:
- a CDS encoding [protein-PII] uridylyltransferase, whose amino-acid sequence MHQSTIQLNDQKQTLVTLKEELDSLDLTDSQTNREETLQVFRRHMARIHNTIRVNFESHKLSGIEAAKLHACLVDDFLQTLFDYSVKNTSFHHDSAALEALSIHAIGGYGRGMLAPFSDIDLLFLTEESPSTQTKELIENTLYILWDLGIKIGYSTRSIQECLEEAARDTTVRTSLLDLRFLYGNKNLYEKFRKDYYTSSNPTEIDFIRDKQLERYQRHIRYGDNPYLVEPNVKEGRGGLRDMQTLYWLCRNLYDTDPPENSLGTKVVTEGLLTAQEAKRARRSWDFLWTVRFHLHYVAGTAEERLTFDMQPVVGSRMGYTRHGRQVGVERFMRHYFLTAREVMRLTHVIEPAIIRKVYTPTTQPGLSDPALEDAGFMMVDGMIMQKNGISFDTNPIMMLRLLNCAQKRKREIHPMALQEIIRWERRAMTLRGNEEASEIFINLLCGPAPEQARSGHPSYKRPHTSPPLKMPAIAKNSSHDFPPQPNHPQNGASPFNDNAHKEKVTENAYWLHVLNETGVLGRLIPGWSHIVGQMQFDTYHVYTVDEHIIKALHILNQLENGKLAEETPLAHELAKNSQSRRALYVAVLLHDIAKGHKQDHSVLGSEMALEICPLLGLSTEETETVSWLVLHHLLLSHTAFQRDIDDPKTLLDLVDTIQSPERLRLLFILTVVDIKAVNLRVWNAWKATLLKELYNRVAEILAGGMATTERDTRVTQAKQSTAELLAEKGFSESDISTFLNLGYAGYWLSFDQETHLRHASIIIEAEHNKQPLTIQAQHLPARGVTEITIYTVDHSGLFSRISGALALVGASIVDARIHTMTNGMALDTFWVQNIEHSPLEDGYRLEKLHTLIEQALSQKIDIRSEIAKSGVGHMGKRMRAILVPPRVVFDNSASNTYTIIEVNGRDRPGLLFDVTEAISRQGIQIASAHITTYGVRAVDVFYVKDLFGLKITDSQKLEHIRSCILEILDRAEKKTTEGNSKEWFEATLPTPPAETTPPHNVPS is encoded by the coding sequence ATGCACCAGTCCACTATTCAACTCAATGACCAGAAACAAACACTCGTCACCCTGAAAGAGGAACTGGATTCTCTTGATCTGACTGATAGCCAGACCAACAGAGAAGAGACCTTGCAGGTTTTTCGTAGGCATATGGCGCGGATTCATAACACCATTCGGGTGAATTTCGAATCCCACAAGCTCTCTGGCATAGAAGCAGCCAAGCTGCATGCCTGCCTGGTGGATGATTTTTTACAGACCTTGTTTGATTATTCTGTAAAAAACACATCCTTTCATCACGATAGCGCAGCCCTTGAGGCCCTCAGCATCCACGCCATAGGGGGATATGGCCGCGGCATGCTGGCCCCTTTTAGTGATATTGACCTGCTCTTCCTAACAGAAGAATCTCCCAGTACCCAAACCAAAGAGCTGATTGAGAACACCCTTTACATCTTATGGGATCTGGGCATTAAAATTGGCTATTCCACTCGCTCTATCCAAGAATGTCTCGAAGAAGCCGCCCGAGATACCACAGTGAGGACATCGCTGCTCGATTTGCGATTCTTATATGGCAATAAAAACCTTTATGAAAAATTCCGCAAAGACTATTACACCTCTTCCAACCCTACTGAAATCGACTTTATCCGCGATAAACAACTTGAACGCTACCAGCGTCATATACGCTATGGCGATAACCCCTACCTGGTAGAACCCAACGTCAAGGAAGGGCGTGGTGGCTTGCGCGATATGCAAACCCTTTATTGGTTATGCCGCAACCTGTATGATACAGACCCCCCAGAAAACTCCTTGGGAACAAAGGTGGTGACCGAAGGGTTACTAACAGCCCAGGAAGCCAAGCGCGCACGCCGCTCCTGGGATTTTTTATGGACAGTGCGCTTCCACCTTCATTATGTTGCCGGTACGGCCGAAGAGCGCCTAACATTTGATATGCAGCCCGTTGTTGGCAGCCGTATGGGGTATACCCGCCATGGACGCCAGGTTGGGGTAGAACGTTTCATGCGCCATTACTTCCTAACTGCCCGAGAGGTTATGCGCCTGACCCATGTTATTGAGCCGGCCATTATCCGTAAGGTTTATACCCCCACAACCCAGCCTGGCCTTTCTGACCCAGCCCTAGAAGATGCTGGCTTCATGATGGTTGACGGCATGATTATGCAAAAAAACGGTATTTCTTTTGATACTAACCCCATTATGATGCTCAGGCTGCTCAACTGTGCCCAAAAACGTAAAAGAGAGATCCACCCTATGGCCCTGCAGGAAATTATCCGCTGGGAGAGAAGGGCCATGACCTTACGGGGTAATGAAGAGGCTTCTGAGATCTTTATTAACCTTTTATGTGGGCCTGCGCCAGAACAGGCGCGTAGCGGACACCCCTCCTATAAACGCCCTCATACCAGCCCCCCTTTGAAGATGCCGGCCATTGCCAAAAATTCCTCCCACGACTTCCCTCCCCAGCCGAATCATCCTCAAAATGGGGCTTCCCCTTTCAATGATAACGCCCATAAAGAAAAAGTGACAGAAAATGCCTACTGGCTGCATGTTCTGAATGAAACGGGTGTCCTCGGCAGGCTTATTCCCGGGTGGAGCCATATCGTAGGGCAAATGCAGTTTGACACCTACCATGTCTATACGGTGGATGAACATATTATCAAGGCTCTTCATATTCTTAACCAGCTTGAAAACGGCAAGCTGGCAGAAGAAACCCCCCTTGCCCATGAACTTGCTAAAAACTCACAATCCCGACGAGCCTTATATGTAGCCGTTCTTTTGCACGATATTGCGAAAGGCCATAAACAAGATCATTCTGTGTTGGGCTCAGAAATGGCCCTGGAGATTTGCCCCCTGCTGGGCCTTAGCACCGAGGAGACAGAGACCGTCTCATGGTTGGTTCTCCACCATCTGCTTCTAAGCCATACGGCTTTTCAGCGCGATATTGACGACCCCAAAACCCTGCTCGACCTGGTTGATACCATTCAATCGCCAGAACGATTACGGTTATTATTCATTCTCACCGTAGTGGATATTAAGGCTGTTAACCTCCGAGTTTGGAATGCGTGGAAGGCCACCTTGCTGAAAGAACTCTACAACCGGGTGGCAGAGATTCTGGCAGGCGGTATGGCCACGACCGAGCGAGATACACGCGTAACCCAGGCTAAACAATCCACCGCAGAGCTCCTTGCTGAAAAAGGCTTTTCTGAGAGCGATATCTCTACTTTCCTCAATTTAGGCTATGCGGGTTATTGGCTCTCCTTCGATCAGGAAACCCATCTGCGTCACGCCTCTATTATTATTGAGGCCGAACATAACAAGCAGCCCCTTACCATTCAGGCCCAGCATCTTCCTGCACGAGGGGTAACGGAAATTACCATTTATACGGTTGACCATTCCGGGCTCTTCTCCCGCATTTCAGGGGCCTTGGCCCTGGTGGGGGCCAGTATTGTCGATGCCCGTATCCACACCATGACAAATGGCATGGCCCTTGATACATTTTGGGTACAAAATATTGAACATTCCCCTTTAGAGGATGGCTACCGGCTGGAAAAACTCCATACCCTTATTGAACAGGCCTTAAGCCAGAAAATTGACATTCGCAGTGAAATTGCAAAATCAGGTGTTGGGCATATGGGCAAACGTATGCGGGCCATTCTCGTTCCCCCCCGTGTCGTCTTCGACAATTCCGCCTCTAACACCTATACGATTATAGAAGTGAATGGGCGCGATCGGCCTGGTTTATTATTTGATGTTACAGAGGCCATCAGCCGGCAGGGCATTCAAATCGCTTCAGCGCATATCACAACCTATGGGGTGCGCGCCGTAGACGTGTTTTACGTCAAAGACCTTTTTGGGCTTAAAATTACAGATAGCCAAAAGCTTGAGCATATCCGCTCCTGTATTTTAGAGATTCTAGACCGTGCCGAGAAAAAGACAACCGAAGGAAACAGTAAGGAGTGGTTTGAAGCAACCCTGCCAACACCTCCGGCAGAAACTACCCCCCCTCACAACGTACCCTCCTAA